In Acidisarcina polymorpha, the DNA window CGATAGAATGCCGTGTAGTGATGGGTCGGCGGGAGATCCGGGGTGTGATAGATGGCATCCGGATCGATGCCATATCCGCGGGGAGGCTGAAGCGCGATAAGGGCGTTGCCGATCTCCATTGCCGCAAATAAATAGTCTTGATCATCTGCCCAGGGCTCTTCGCCTTCAATGGAGACGATCTTTCCGCCGATCGTCGGCAGCAACTTCTTATCAGTCTTTTTGGCTGGGCGGGTACTAGGTCCATGGTCCTGAGGCTGCCCCCAGAAGTCCTGCATCCTGCGCGCCGGGCGTTCAGGGAATTCAGAAAATATCCTGCGGTAAGCAGCCCGCGAAAAGCGCTTAGCCTGGGCGGGATCCAGTGGATAATTCCCATCGTAAGTCCCGTGTTGGAGAAGCCTTTGCATGAACTCGTCGGACGTCTCTGGAGGCGGGGAGATCGCGTACCGCCTCGCTCGCATTGCCTGCAGCGTTATGAGCAGACTTGCCGGAGTGTCCAACCCGACAGCTCCCCCGACCTGGGACGCCTTTGCTGCGGAGTTGGTCAGAACAAAAGCCACTCGCCGGTCCCGGTTGGAGATGCGTCGCAGAGCGGCCAGTCGGCTCGCAATCCCCGCAACCCGTTCAACCCGCTCCTCATGGGCCACATACAAACTTTCCGTATTCCCGCCGTGGAGTTCCTTGAATGAGACCGGCACCGAAATGATGCGTCCATCGAACTCTGGAATGGCGACGTTCACGGCAGTGTCGACTGCATTCAGCCCACGGCGCGATCCCTCCCAGGCTCCGCGGGGCGACTGGCAGGCGATCGCCTGGACAACCGGGATCCCCAAATCGCTGAGCGACTCGAGCGCTGTACCGGGCAACGATATCGTACCGGTATTGACCTCTCCGAGCGCGAATGACAGAGTGGAGATGAGGACGCTGGCGCGCCCCTCGATAAGCTTGAACACCGCCGGTCGCCCGTCCTCTTTTGCCTTCAGACTGGAAGTAAAGACACAAAGAGCATTGACGCCTTTTTCCTGCAAAGCCAAGGCAAGCGTATCGATGAAACCAGTATTGCCGCTCATCCGGTGAGCGCGATAGAAGAGTACGGCTACGGTTGGCTTTGCGGCGTCGGCCTGTCGGACCCAATCTTCGATACTAGCGACTTCGATGTCGGGCAGATAGATACCATGCTCAGGAGTGGGCGACGGCGGGGCATAGCCATAGCCGGTTAGCATCAGGCGGTCCGAGAGACAGCGAAATAGTTCCGCAAAGTTAGCGACACCGCCCAGCGAAAGGTATATCCCAGCAGTCTCCAGGACATCCGCTGGGACGTTGATGGTCTCACTGAACTCTGAGCTGTTCTCACCGCAACCGCTGACCAGCACCAGGGATTTACCGCCCTCGATGCAAGCCGCCCGCAACCGGTCATATCCAGGAATCGAGTGCAGTGGCCCATGACAGCGTACGACGATGATGCGGGCCTGTCCCAACTCTGCCTGGAGGAGTACTTCAAGCTGCTCTTCAGTGCGCAGAGCGTTCAAGGAGAGAGCGCCGACGCGAAGCTCCGGCGGAAGAATCTCGGACGCCTTCATCAAGGTCAGCAGGTCAGTGTCTGCATGGGAAAGCAGCATGATGCCGCTCGCGGGCGCGGTCTTCGATGGGGCGAGTTGTGGCCCTGTCGAGGGTGGCGTCCGGACGTCCCAGTCATAGTAGTTAAAGACATATTCGCTGAGTTCGGCCTGCGGCTGAAGAAAGCGATCGGCGGCAAGCATCGCATCAATGTAGTCAAAGATCTGCCGGATTAGCCAGGCGCTGTTCACCGAATGAAACCAGACCGATTTCCCGTCGAACACCAGACTCACCACGTTCGCCAAGGCACATGGCCCGAGGCAACCGCCCTTGGTGAGATGGACCTGGTTGCGGATCTTCCGCCGCAGCCACTCCTCGGTGTAAACCTCGACCGGGATTGCGGCGTATCCACGCTCGGTGATTCCGCAGCAGCATCCGCTGTAGCAATAAGTCAAGTGAGCGCGGTGCTGAATGATATTGAATGCGCGGCCGTCGGCGCGAATGACTCGCTGGCGATGAGATAACGACATGACTAAGCCTCCTCCAGGAGTCTTCCTTGACGCGCTACCCAGTCGGGGCCGCCAATCATTGAGGGGTCAAGACTGCTATAGCCGTGAGGCAGCAAATCAGAGATGAAGCTTTGCGGGTTAAAGCGAGAGCCAAGCGCTATCTCAACGGGGCGCAACGCGATGGTTGTGTCCGGAGGCAGCAAAGACGGACGCGAAATTTCTTGAGTCCAACTCGTCATCGAGCGCAAAGTTTCTGTTCTCCGCAGAACGTTGCAACATCAACCCTGGCAGGTCTCCTGGCTCAAAGCGGCACATTCATGCCGACCGCCGGCCTTCCCCAGCAAGCGGCTGAGTGGCACTCTTGGCGGCGCTTCTTTGTTTACAGTGGCGGGACCGCGCCGGTATCTCTCCGGACTTCCCTTTTAAGCCCCATCGGGCACCTTGGGTTACTTAATTTGTACCACGGTTGCCGAAGGGACGACGGATAGCTACTACCCTCCGTGGGAATCGCCACGCATACGGAAACTTCGATAGATCCAGTTGCGAGCAGGGGCTGGTCGTCAAGCTCGTGTGATCTGGATATTCATCTTTTCGTAAGGCATGGTCAGCACCGCCGGCGTGGCTCGCTCTGTGATAATTCCACTGATTCCAGCAAGCGACACGACGACATAAGGGGACGCGGCATTGAGCTTCTCGGAGGAAGCGAGCACGATAGTCTCTGCCGCTGCCCGACTCAACGCTCGTTTCACCGCAGCTTCCTCGTAGTCGCCAGTCGTCAAGCCGGCTTTAGGATGGACGCCGGTCACCCCCATAAAGAAGGTGTCGGCATGAATCTGTTCAATCGACTCGATCGCCGCCGCGCCGACAGCCACAATAGAGTGTTTGAAAAGACGGCCCCCAATGAGGATGACCTCCGCCAATGGATGTTCGATAAGTTCCAGAGCCACCGTCGGACTATGAGTGACAATCGTTGCTCTCAGGTCGTGTGGGATGTGCCGGGCGAGTTGGCGAGCAGTGGTCCCCCCATCCAGAATGACCACCTGGCCGGGTTGAATCATCTTCGCTGCTGCTCGACCGATGGCGAGTTTGCCTTCGGAGGTAATGGACTCCCGCCGCGCGAAGTCAGCGGTTGCTGGAGATGCCGGCAAAGCGCCGCCATGAACTCTTTGTAAGAGGCCCTCCTGGGCCATCTCCCTCAGGTCGCGCCGAATCGTGTCTTCCGAGACGCCCATCAACTGGCTGACGTGCTTCGCCACAACCTGGCCATTTTCTTTGAGGAGCGAGAGGATTTGCTGTTTGCGATGCGTGGTCAACATTTGCCTATGCACGATAATACTTGACAATGCACGAAATTGCACGATAATGTCGAAACATGATCGATGCTCTGCAGGGTTACTCCATGAACGAACGGGTGCGAATCAAGAAGGTCGAGACGCTGTCCGCTGATTGGTACGTGCTAAAGAAAACGACTTTTGATTTTCTGCGAAGCGACGGTAGTTGGCAGCAGCAGAGCCGGGAGACCTATGACCGAGGCAATGGCGCCGCCATCCTGCTCTACAACGCCGACCAGCGCACTGTTGTGCTCACCCGGCAATTTCGGTTTCCGGCCTTCGTCAATCGACATCCGGGGTTGCTCATAGAGGCAGTCGCGGGGCTGCTCGACGAGGCCAGTCCGGAGGACCGGATCAAGGCCGAGGTTGAGGAGGAAACCGGCTATCGTGTGCACCACGTCCGCAAGATTTTTGAAGCGTTCATGAGTCCAGGTTCGGTCACGGAGAAGCTCTATTTCTTTGTAGCCGAGTACGACGCCAGCAGCAGAGTGACAGCGGGCGGCGGAAATGAAGCAGAGGGTGAGGATATCGAAGTTCTCGAGCTCCGAATCGAGGAAGCCATACAAGGGATTAGCAGCGGAGTGATCCAGGATGGCAAGACCATCATGCTTCTGCAGCACGCTTGCCTATACATCTTCAATCGGACTGAACGGGGACCCCAGCATGTCTAACCGGTCGCTGATGATCCTAATAGCTGGTCCATACCGGTCTGGTACAGACGACGATCCGGAACTGATGGCGCAGAATCTGCGCGCGCTGGAATCCGTGACGCTCCCCCTTTTTCGCGCCGGGCACATCCCGCTCATTGGCGAATGGATTGCCTTACCACTGCTTCGAGAAGCAGGCTCAGTTCGCCCCGGAGACGCCATTTACGATGAGATCCTTTATCCGATCGCAAACCGCCTCCTTAGCCGCTGTGATGCTGTACTCCGTCTTCCCGGCGCTTCGAAGGGAGCCGACGAAGATGTACGCCTTGCTCGGGATAGAGGGCTACGGGTCTTCGAAAACTTAGCTGAAGTGCCGGGGTGCGCTTGAATTTCAATTGAAGCTGGGCGTCACGCGCGGAAATACTTGACGCGCCTTCATCCTCCTGACGCGCCGAGCTTCTTCCAAACGCTTCCGTCCGGGTAGTTGTAGTCCCGCAATGTCTGCGGGTACATTTCTATGCTATAACCCGGCACCGCAGGCAACACATAATGGGCATTTCGGATGCGGACCGGATCCACGAAGTGCTCATGAAGATGGTCCACAAATTCTGTGACCCGGTTTTCCATGGAACCGGAGATACAGAGGTAATCGATTGCGGACAGATGTTGCACATATTCGCACAATCCCACACCGCCAGCGTGCGGGCAAACCGGAATTTCAAAGCGAGCAGCCATCAGCATGACGGCCAGGTTTTCGCCAACTCCAGCCAGTCGGCAACTATCAATTTGACATACGTCGATGGCATTCGCTTGCATAAGTTGTTTAAAGAAGACGCGGTTCTGGCAGTGCTCACCAGTCGCGATTCGAACCGGTGACACCTCGCGTTTTATGCGCGCGTGGCCGAGAATATCATCGGGGCTCGTGGGCTCCTCCATCCACCAGGGGTCGAACTCAGCCAGCTCACGCGTCCGTCGGACCGCTTCCTCGACGCCCCACTTCTGGTTGGCATCCATCATGAGTTTATTGCTGGTACCGATCTCGCTTCGAATGAGCGCCGCTCGTCGTTTGTCGTGCAGAGGCTCGCCGCCTACCTTGAGCTTGAAGTGGGTCCATCCATCGGCAAGGCCGTCGCGGCATAGCTGCCGAATCTCATCATCGGAATAACCGAACCAGCCGGCTGACGTGGTGTACGCAGGATAGCCAGATTGCTTGAGAACCTCGAGCCGCTCGTTAAAGCCAGTTCGTTTTTGTTTCAGGTGTTCAATTGCCCATTCCGAAGTGATAGCGTCGTCGATGTAACGAAAATCGATGGTTCGGACGATCTCTTCGGGCGTCATATCGGCGACCAGCTGCCATAGAGGTTTGGCTTCGACTCGAGCGTAGAGGTCCCAGACGGCGTTGATCAGGGCGGCCGCGGCAAGGTGAATCACTCCCTTCTCCGGCCCGAGCCACCGGAACTGGCTATCATTGGTGAGCTGCCGTGAGAAGGCGCCGAGATCATCCGTGATCGAACTCAGAAGACGGCCGCGAACATAGCGTGCAAGGTACTGAGCGGCGCTAACACAGAGCTCCGTTCCGCGGCCCAGGGTAAATGTCAGACCATACCCAACAAGGTCGCTATTTGTCTCCAAAATGACATAGGCGGCTGAGTAGTCCGGGTCCTTATTGACGGCGTCCGAACCAATTTTCGCCCGAGACGTAGGAAACCGAAGATCGAGCACGCGCACCTCGGTGATTTGTATATCGGAAAGACTCAAACGTTCCCCTTTCTTACTGTCTCCAGATGTCTCGCAAGGCCGCTGATTGCGGTACATAGGTTAATCCTCATGAATTATCTCAGCCTGGCGGTTGGTGGGCCACAGCGGCAGCTGAGCTTCAGGTCAGACCCATTGGCTGAGGTGGAGATGGACGCCCAGTACGCTCATCAAGTACGCCCATCCTAGCCAACCGGAACGTCCCTTGTTGCTATTGCCGGCCAGGTCGAGACCCTCAGCTTCGCTTGGCCAGGCCCGCCCCTATACACAATGCAATGTCGTTAGAGGTATTGTAAGTAGGCAACATTCGGCGAGGATCAGCAGGCAAGAGCGAAGGAGTATCGATGTCTTCGTCGATGAGGGGACCAATGAATCAGCCCAGCGGGCCAACAAGGACAAACGAGGTGCTACTGGTTGCCAGCGGAGATCTTCGGCAATCAGCGAATAAGGTTTGCTGGCCAGCACAGGCAGAGATGGAAGTCCGGCTGACAGAAGCCTTTGCTCAGGAAGGAGCCATTCTCCGGCGGGCGCATCCCTATATGGAGCATCTTGAGCACGGCTTCATCTTCAATCAGCGAATGGGGATGGATGTTTTCGCGACCATCGACCCTAACGCGCCACTTGTGGTCGCGGAGGCGGTATGGCAGTACAGTAACCACGTACTTGCCGGCCTTAACAGCCATCGTGGTCCTATTTTGACGGTTGCGAATTGGTCGGGACAATGGCCTGGTCTCGTCGGCATGCTCAATCTAAACGGCTGCCTTTATAAGTCTGGAGTGCAGTTCAGCACGCTGTGGAGCAAGGATTTCACCGATGATTTCTTTCGCCGAGGTCTGCGCCAGTGGCTGCAGGAAAAGAGAATCGATCACGATCTCAGCCATGTGCACGAACTGCACATCTCTGAGTTGCCGAAGGCTGATGCAGACTTAGGAGTGGCCCTCGCTGACGAATTGATGACGCGCAAAGCCATTATTGGGGTTTTCGATGAGGGCTGCATGGGCATGTACAACGCGATTATCGAAGATTACCTGCTTCATCCTACCGGCATTTACAAAGAACGCCTTAGTCAATCGGCATTGGTGGCGGAGATGCGGGAAGTCTCCGAGGAAGAGGCACAGCGGGTTCGCGACTGGCTGGATGCGAGCGGCCTTACCTTCCGGACCGGCAAGAATGAAGAAACCGATCTAACGGACAACCAAATCCTTGAGCAATGCAAGATGTACATTGCGGCATTGCGAATCGCCGATCAATTCGGATGTGAAGCGATCGGTATTCAATACCAGCAGGGATTAAAGGACATGGCCCCGGCATCGGATTTGGTCGAGGGTCTGCTTAACAATGCAGAGCGGCCTCCCGCATACGACAAGTCCGGCAAGGAGTTGTATGCTGCACGTCCGCTCCCGCACTTTAACGAAGTCGATGAGTGCGCCGGTCTCGATGCGGTCGTGACGAACCGCGTCTGGAGTGCAATGCAACTTGACCCGGCGACCACCTTGCATGATGTGCGTTGGGGCGAGAGCTATCAGGGTGACGGCATCAACGGATTCGTCTGGCTGTTTCAGATCTCGGGCGCCGCGCCGGCCTCTCATTTCATCGACGGTTACAAGGGGGCAGTCAGCGAACGACAGCCTCCCATGTATTTTCGCCTAGGCGGCGGAACGTTAAAGGGGATCTGCAAGCCCGGAGAAATCATTTGGAGTCGAGTGTTTGTCGAAGGCGGCAAGCTCCATGCCGATCTGGGGCGGGCTACCGTGGTAGCCTTGCCATTACAGGAGACGGAGCGCCGCTGGAAGTCGGTCACCTCGCAATGGCCTATCATGCATGCCATGCTTCACGGTGTCAGCCGGGATCAATTTATGGCGAGGCACCATGCAAATCATCTCAATGTGGCTTACGTGCCCTCGAGTGATGTCGCGAAGAAAGCTCTTGCCGCGAAAGCAGCCATGATGTTGCATCTAGGTATTCGAGTAAACCTCTGCGGCACCGAAGCCTAGAAACGCCAGGAGCCAGATCAGGTCGGAATGGACAATGCTAAAAAGATTCGGAAAGTCTCTTGTATTGACCCTTTTGGCCGCGGCTTTTCTTATAAGCAACAAAGCGGAAGGAGCAACG includes these proteins:
- a CDS encoding DUF4406 domain-containing protein encodes the protein MSNRSLMILIAGPYRSGTDDDPELMAQNLRALESVTLPLFRAGHIPLIGEWIALPLLREAGSVRPGDAIYDEILYPIANRLLSRCDAVLRLPGASKGADEDVRLARDRGLRVFENLAEVPGCA
- a CDS encoding enolase C-terminal domain-like protein; protein product: MYRNQRPCETSGDSKKGERLSLSDIQITEVRVLDLRFPTSRAKIGSDAVNKDPDYSAAYVILETNSDLVGYGLTFTLGRGTELCVSAAQYLARYVRGRLLSSITDDLGAFSRQLTNDSQFRWLGPEKGVIHLAAAALINAVWDLYARVEAKPLWQLVADMTPEEIVRTIDFRYIDDAITSEWAIEHLKQKRTGFNERLEVLKQSGYPAYTTSAGWFGYSDDEIRQLCRDGLADGWTHFKLKVGGEPLHDKRRAALIRSEIGTSNKLMMDANQKWGVEEAVRRTRELAEFDPWWMEEPTSPDDILGHARIKREVSPVRIATGEHCQNRVFFKQLMQANAIDVCQIDSCRLAGVGENLAVMLMAARFEIPVCPHAGGVGLCEYVQHLSAIDYLCISGSMENRVTEFVDHLHEHFVDPVRIRNAHYVLPAVPGYSIEMYPQTLRDYNYPDGSVWKKLGASGG
- a CDS encoding NUDIX domain-containing protein, with the translated sequence MIDALQGYSMNERVRIKKVETLSADWYVLKKTTFDFLRSDGSWQQQSRETYDRGNGAAILLYNADQRTVVLTRQFRFPAFVNRHPGLLIEAVAGLLDEASPEDRIKAEVEEETGYRVHHVRKIFEAFMSPGSVTEKLYFFVAEYDASSRVTAGGGNEAEGEDIEVLELRIEEAIQGISSGVIQDGKTIMLLQHACLYIFNRTERGPQHV
- a CDS encoding fucose isomerase codes for the protein MNQPSGPTRTNEVLLVASGDLRQSANKVCWPAQAEMEVRLTEAFAQEGAILRRAHPYMEHLEHGFIFNQRMGMDVFATIDPNAPLVVAEAVWQYSNHVLAGLNSHRGPILTVANWSGQWPGLVGMLNLNGCLYKSGVQFSTLWSKDFTDDFFRRGLRQWLQEKRIDHDLSHVHELHISELPKADADLGVALADELMTRKAIIGVFDEGCMGMYNAIIEDYLLHPTGIYKERLSQSALVAEMREVSEEEAQRVRDWLDASGLTFRTGKNEETDLTDNQILEQCKMYIAALRIADQFGCEAIGIQYQQGLKDMAPASDLVEGLLNNAERPPAYDKSGKELYAARPLPHFNEVDECAGLDAVVTNRVWSAMQLDPATTLHDVRWGESYQGDGINGFVWLFQISGAAPASHFIDGYKGAVSERQPPMYFRLGGGTLKGICKPGEIIWSRVFVEGGKLHADLGRATVVALPLQETERRWKSVTSQWPIMHAMLHGVSRDQFMARHHANHLNVAYVPSSDVAKKALAAKAAMMLHLGIRVNLCGTEA
- a CDS encoding DeoR/GlpR family DNA-binding transcription regulator, with the protein product MLTTHRKQQILSLLKENGQVVAKHVSQLMGVSEDTIRRDLREMAQEGLLQRVHGGALPASPATADFARRESITSEGKLAIGRAAAKMIQPGQVVILDGGTTARQLARHIPHDLRATIVTHSPTVALELIEHPLAEVILIGGRLFKHSIVAVGAAAIESIEQIHADTFFMGVTGVHPKAGLTTGDYEEAAVKRALSRAAAETIVLASSEKLNAASPYVVVSLAGISGIITERATPAVLTMPYEKMNIQITRA